The Mugil cephalus isolate CIBA_MC_2020 chromosome 8, CIBA_Mcephalus_1.1, whole genome shotgun sequence genome segment CATGTCTGGTGGCATATCCAAACCAGACCATGATGGCCATGGTCAGGACAGACTGGGTTATTGGCatgtagaagatgatcagcagctTCTGGGGCGGGTTAAACGTCCTGAGCTGATGAAGGAAGTAGaacctctgctgggccttcttTCAAACAGAGTCTATGTGGGAAGTTCACTTTAGGTCCCGTGAGATTGTGGACCCCAGGGACCTGAATGAATCCACTGTAGGGACTGTTCTGTTGAAGACTGCAAGAGGAGGCGAGTTAGATCCAGGTGGTTCAGAGTGCACTAGAGGACCAGCTGTTCTACTTCCCAACAGTCAAAACAccttcaagacaaaaaaaaaaaatacagatttggATAATACATACAAGCTCTGACAAGTAACCTATTGTATTTTCTTGTGTAAGAAAAATTGTTAAGAAAGGATAAAATAATTAAGTtgaaaaacaattcaatatGATTAATGGTAtggtttattaaaaacacacacttatgtAGTTTGGAAAgttgaatatacattattattatcatgaatATCATGAGTAGTGACAACTCCTATAGAAGTATTGCACTtgagaaaaactaatttcacaGAATGGcttaatcaataaataaaattcctGAGATACACACAGATATATTATTCAGAGGATATACAGTAGGTGGTCCTTTAGCTGGGCACTACACAGACAATGTGCAATACTTCTCAGGTTTTCATCACTCATATGTTCTAAAATACAAATGCTGCAATTTTGTGAAACAGTTCACTGTTTTGTGCAATAGCTTAATATGCTacaattaaatttttttcatCAGTCTGTTAAACTGTGCAAAATCCCCCCACTGTGAAAATGgcttatatataatttatattatattcacAAGGCTaagcgtgtctgtgtgtctatTTTGTCTGCCTATGCTCTTTATTATATCTATTGTTATCTTACATGCACctgcttttatgttttggtttgCAGAGTTTGGAATAATACAGTTTACATTTCTCTACACTCTTTGTTATTTGCTCTGTATGCTATTtgaacttcaaaaaaaaaaaaaaaaaaaactaagtaagtagtaatttctttaattattgGAGCAAAATGTAATTACTTGTTACTGTAATAAAAGGTTATAATAGACATAGCAGTTACTGCaaataattgtttgttttttcatagcctgtaaaaaaagaaaagaaagaaagaaagaaagaaagaaagaaagaaagaaaaggttatCCGTCTTCAATATATAACaaagcaataataaaaacatgcagtgCTGTGCAAAACTCTATAGGAACTAAAAGTTTAGCACAATTATTAGGCAAGTGTGTATTCTGACCTTATGGATATTTCTATGAACATTTTCCAACTCCAAACCAGATAAACTGAGTTCTTATTGGAGTTAAATGACTCAAATGTTTAATAGTCGACAAAAGCATAGAAAGGAAAATGAGCAAATCAGCTGCATAAACATTTACTCTTTACTCCCACCATATTCCAGTACAGAAACCTAGTGTCCAGAAGTTAATGAGCACTGAACCGCAACCACCACTGAATAGGATTTATACGTTGTTCATTTATATGAATTGCTGTCATTAAAGATGAGCTAGTTGTACCTTGTTCAGGTTGAAGATGGACCTAAAATCAATTGTCAGTTTCTAAAAATACTCCCTTTAATCAGTGGTGCAGAAAGAAGTTTGATGAATTCAAGAAGCCCTTGTCTGCTGGTTAATGAGTGGAAACTACATCCTGTCTCTTTGCCACTACATAATTTAAAGACTGCAATTTTCCAGTTTTGTTAGGAGGACATTAAATCTCAAATGAATACTGTGATCCATctacataaaatatacatatatatatgctaaTATATGCTAATTTTTACACCCCTTCACTAAGCTTAGATTGTACAAAAGGTATACCACAAGGAAGTTATCTGGGTTTTTTGTTGCAGTAAAAATGCAAGTTAAACTGCTGTATCAACACACAAAGTATTAACAAATagcttttaatatatattagtACTGTCGTAGGGTTATGACCCAATTTTATATCCAGTCTAAGCTGAAGTTACAGGAGTCTTATCTCTCTATGTGCAATCACAAAGTCATAAACAtttctaaataattaatttgaacATTATCTCTCTATTGATCTGCTTAtctaaaacactgtaaaattaCAACTTGCACAAAAAGTCCCCAAGAGCATGTTCTTGGCTGCACTTAAGTCTTGAATGATTATCCCAAACATGGCCACACTGTTCTATTAACTCAAAGATAACACTGTGCAGGCCCTCATTTTGCCACCATGACTCACTGTGGCATGGACTACACTAGATCTCTGCAGGTGTGTTGTGGTATCTGACAACAAGATGTTAGCAGTAGATACTTTAAATCATGCAAGGTGGGGCCTCCATGGATCAGACTTATCTTGTCTAGCACGTTCCACAGGTGCTTGGTTGGATTGTGATCTGAGTAATTTGGACGCAAGGTCAACACCATTAAACCCATCATTGTGCTCCTCAAACTGTTCCTGAACAATTTTTTGCATCTCGGTAgtgtgcattatcctgctgaaaaagGCCACAGCGTCAGTGAATATTGTTTTCACAAGATGGTGTACATGAACGCGCCTCTTTTCCTACTTTGGATTCCTTTTGATATGTAATAACCACTGGAGTCCAGGAGCACGCCAGAAGAGCTGTAGTTTTAGACATGATCGGACCCAGTCATCATCAGAATTTGTCTTGAATTTTCAAAGTCATTAAAATTCATccacttttccattttcctgCTTCTGAAATCAACTCTGAGGATGAAATGTTCAGTTGCTGCCTCATATATCCCGCCCACTGACAGGGGCTGTGAAAATGAGATTatcagtcataatgttatgactgatcggtgttTACACCAGCAGCACACATAACCGCAACGCTAGACTGGCTAGGACATATAGATTACGGCACTAAACCCAAGCAGCACTAACACACTGAAAAGAGCTCTAATTAACGTATTGATTGATTGTGAAATGTTAGTATCATCAGTGTaaggaaggaagtaaaacacaagtagatgaaatagaaaacagaaaatacgtCTGTGTCATCCAGCATCATATCAGCAGcataatattcattttattcagtgctGCTGCTTACGAAGTCAACCCTTCCCTTCGTTAGTTATCAATCAAAAAATGGCCGACCTCAATATGACAAAgaatatgttttaaacattttattttatgtgatcAAATAAGCGTGAGGAGTGACTATACACAGTGCAATTATGTACATACATGTAAGTAATACATAATgatcacattcattcatgtctgCATCAAAAATTGAAGCTGAAATGTGAAATTGTCATTTGTAGctttgtgtttagtttgtgcGATCCCTTCACAATCTCAAGGTTAGTTCATCTACTCTTGGTCTTTCTCTTCCCCGTGTGTGATGACGTAGACCAGGTTCTTGTAGTCTAGGTTTCCTGCCACATCTGGAGGGAATGCAGCAAACATCTGTTCCATCTGTGAGGACATAAAAATGAGCACATTTttgactgaatttaaaaaaaaaaaaaaaagaaaaaaagagcattgTCAAAAGTGGAGAACAAACCTCTTCAGGGGAGAACCTGTCTGCTTGGGTGGTCAGCATCTCTGTCACACTGTGGAAACAAGCAGCGGTGGTGAGCAGACGGGACGCTTCATTGAGCATCTGAGCTCTATACGTTTACTCACAAGTCTTTCTTTAATGTTCCTGTTCCCTCAGGGTCGAAGACTTTGAAAGCGTTCAGGATAGTCTCCTCTGGGTCAGCACCTGGAGAGAAACGTTGGCAGCTCTGAGACGCTGAAAACTAAAATGTCCACGTATAATGAAGAATCATATAACGACATCCTTGTTCACCTTTTAGTTTCTCTCCAAACATGGTGAGAAAGACTGTGAAATTAATCGGTCCAGGAGCTTCCTTCAACATTTCATCAATCTCTTCTTGCTTGACATTTAGACGTCCTGGAGAAAAATGGAGGATAAGGTCAAACAGGGTTTAAGGCTGCAAgtaatgattattttcattattgatGAATGTCTTGATTATGCTtttaattaatcaatttatGGTTTTCACTATGACAGGTGACTTCCTCGAACGTTTATCCATAACCCAAAGACACATTTGGTGGGGAAATCATTTCAGTAACTTTCATTTAGCGGTTGACCAGTGGCTTCATTTATGTAAAATGTGACCATGTGAATCTGTTAACACATGGTAACAACAATCAGCTACAAAATCACCAACcggtgaagtgaataatattgatAGAATGTTCTTACAAGAAACCTGGGTCCTGCATTGATGTGGCTGTTACTTTCATACCTAGCATcaccacctgaacattgttGTAGACTGTTCACATACTATATATTCCCCAGATAAATTACATGCAGGCACATGGCTAttcacatgataaaaaaaaataaccagaccaggcaaccttCGTCCATTCTTCTGTGATCCTGCTCCCATTGTGGATGCTTTTGGCAGTGGACAGGGGTCATCATGGACACTCTGGCTACTATGCAGCTCCGTACAAATCAAACTGTGATACACTGTGTGTTCTGACGACTTTCTATCACAACCAACATGAATGTTTTCAACAGTATGAGCTACAGTAGCTTGTCTGTTGGCCCACACAGGCCAGCCTTTATTCCCCATGTGCATCAGTAAGCCTCGGCCGGCCGTAACCCTGTCACAATTTCATGgttttccttccttggaccacttttgatagatactgacaACTGCAGACTGGTAACACACATCAATCACACCCTTTCACTTGTTGCTATGCCTGCTTATAACATCATAtaattgacaaaaaaatgtcatataTCCTACATACTTGCAGGTGCCATTATAACACCATGATAATAAGTGTTATTAACTTGACCAGTGATAGGgacctatatatatatgtgaactTACCCAAAGCAGCAAAGGTGTACATCAGGTCGTTCTTGTCAATGAAGCCATCTCTGTTTTGGTCCATGATAGTGAACGCCTGCAGAAGTTTAATAGTTAGATGTCTCTAGTCACCAAGGGGTACATTCAGTGTAAAAGTCACGATTTGGCAGAGTACTGACTTCTTTGAACTCCTGGATCTGGGCTTGTTCAAACATGGAGAACACATTGGAGCTGGCTCCCTCTGCTTGcttcttctttgctttcttgGGTGACTGCAGGGTTGGATGAGGACACTCTCATTAGAACCAATACTAATGATCATCACCTGGCTCCCTGCTTCAGCTTCACTCGTCATCGGTTTTACTGTCGCATATGTCTGTGATAACGAGCCGACGATCAGTAAACTTAGCAAGTGAGGGGGCATAAATAGCACAGCAGCCAAGTTTTCTAGTGGGGCCCGCATTTCATTTGGAGGTTTTACATTAGAAACACTGTCAGTGTGTTATGCAAATATTTACTCAAGCCCGTAATTTTGTGAGAGTGCAGGCTGAGCCTGGGGAGGGCGTGGTCGGATGCCTGCACTCCCATAGTCCCAGGATCACATGAGGGATTAATCTATAGACGCTGTGTGATGACAGGATGGTACACTGAGCTCTGTTTGATCAGAAATCCCTCAGAGGGAAGGATTATATTGAGCTATTTACATGTCTGCCAAGGAACTGTGAAAAACAGAGTAAGGGGATGCAGGACGATGACATAATTTTGCTTGAATTCGCAGGCCTCTCGACAGCTGCTGTCTAACCCCTGTTGTGGATTAGCTCTTGAGCACTTGTTGCCTATATCTTGAGGACAAGACCTCTTGCGctcacatttgtttatttctttatttagttttaagaGGATTCACTTTACAAAACTTGCTGTTATTTGATGCTTCGCAGTGTAGCTCACTgtcaaacaacaactaaaacaagGAAGTTCAGAATAATAGTACAAAAAGTATTCTTGGGCTGTGTGTAGCATAGAGTTGTTGCTTctgttcccttttcttttcttttcttttcttttcttttcttttcttttcttttcttttcttttcttttcttttcttttcttttcttttcacagttttcCTAATCTTTGTTCTTCCGCATTGCCTTTCATTTCCTGTCCTCTTTCACTTCTCTTGGATCATTTCCTTCTTGTCCccctcctctcattttctttATAGCTTTTTCCAGTccatatttttttcaacaaaaaagtaagaaaatacagtagttgtgtagttttaatctaaaaaaagaaactggaccTTTAAAGGATTAGTtaaatgtttcctttccttccctttcccttcCTCTCATGTCCACTCTTTGTagtcattaaaagaaaaatcatcatTGTAAGTAGACAAAAATAATCCATACATGTTCAATAGGACAACCACGGCTCTGTCCTATggattaattttttaatttgcattcaGCACCCATAAGAATATTGACAGGAAGAGTATTGATTCATTGTCAGTGGAGTGAGTAAAGCACGATGTATAATTCATCTAAACAGACCGTGACagtaaactatatatatatatatatatatatatatatatatatatatttttatatatatgcataaTGGGTTCATAAACATATCAACCATGCATCACGTTCAGTCTAGTGGTAGTTTAAACAAGATTAAATGCAACAACAATTAAATCTTTGTCCACTTACCATGTTTCAGTTGTAGCTGGATGAGGACCTGGCAGTATTCTCTTGCTGCTTTGGGATGGAGCAGCGCACAAAACAAGGGGTAGATATACTGACCCCTCTCCCCTCTATAATGGTGCATGCTTATGGGCTATAAATACTCCATGCCTTCTTTAGGCAGGGGCGCAGGTAAAGAAGACCATTGTCTCACTGCCACGGCCATTGTCAGAGTTCGTGAGATTTAGGGACAATAGCCAAACACACATACCCCATTACTGTGACCCAAGAATAACAACAGGACATAGCTCTGGCTCAGTAAGGACAGTTGTGTTCGTGATGGACAGTTGCACTTGATGAGATCCGTCATCCAGCTGTCCTGTTAGTGCTCCTCAGAGACAAAGGTTATAGCCAGATGGGAGCTGTTTCTCTGTAGCACGATAAACGGAACTGTTAGCTAAAGCTTGCTGAGCCCCAGTAAGACCTGTAAACAGCACGCAGTCATACTGTGGAAAACATTAGTTCACATGATGAGTTCAGCATACGTT includes the following:
- the myl2b gene encoding myosin, light chain 2b, regulatory, cardiac, slow — its product is MSPKKAKKKQAEGASSNVFSMFEQAQIQEFKEAFTIMDQNRDGFIDKNDLMYTFAALGRLNVKQEEIDEMLKEAPGPINFTVFLTMFGEKLKGADPEETILNAFKVFDPEGTGTLKKDFVTEMLTTQADRFSPEEMEQMFAAFPPDVAGNLDYKNLVYVITHGEEKDQE